GAACCGTCCAGCGCGATAAGCAGGTTCACACCTTCCGCCGGAGCGGCCGTCGCCCGCACACCGGCCAACGGACGCGCCAACGCGAGCGCCAGAAGCGCGACCGCACCGATGCTCAGCCAGAAGCGACGCCGACGCCGCGCCTGCACCGTCGCAGCCAGCAACGGCGCGTAGATCCGGACGGCCACAAAGGCGGCCAGCCGTTGTTCCAGACGTCGGCGAAACCAACGCCACCACCAGCAGCCGAGTCCGAGCAGGAGCGGCAGCAGGAGCAGCCAGAGTGGATAATGAAATGTCATGGTGCGCGGGACCTCCCGCCAAAACCGGCCGCCAGTTCGATCATCACCAGTCCCATGGCAGCGCAGGCCGCCCACGGGAACAGTTCGGTAAAGGCACGCAGTTCGTTGCGCTTAAACTCCTGGCGTTCCAGTTGGTCGATTTGGTCGTAAATGCTTTCAAGGCTCGCGCCGTCGGCGGCTTGGAAAAACTGCCCGCCCGCGAGGCGCGCCATCTGGCTGAGCATGAGGTCGTCGACGCCGGTCTGCATTTCATCATAGCTCACCACGGCGATCGTGTAGAGGCGCACGCCATAGCTGCGGGCGAGACGGGCTGCTTCCAGCGGATCGGTGCCGCCGGTGTTGAGCCCATCGGTCACCGCAATGATGACGCGGTTGCCGCCGTCGGTTTGACGCAACAGGTCGACCGCGGCCTCCACCCCGGAGCCCAGGGCGGTGCCGAGCGCGGTCTTCATCTCCGTCAACGCCTCCATCATCCAGCCGTGATCCAGCGTGAGCGGACTGATCAGGTAGGGTTGCTCGGCAAAAGCCACAATACCGATACGGTCCTGCTCACGCTCGGCAATGAAGTCTCCGATCACTCGCTCCAGTGCCGCCCGACGACTGATTTGCTGACCTTCAAAATCGAAGTCCGCCGAATCCATCGAGCGCGAGGCATCGAGCACCAGCATCACGTCAATGCCTTCGCTTTCGTTTTCATCGGCCCCCCGCTCGATTCGCGGTCCCGCCAAGGCCACCACGACGGCGACCACCGCCAACATCGGCAGCCAGGACGGTCGGCGCGTCGCGGCCGGCGCAACCTTGCGACCCAAACCGGCGAAATGGCGCAGCGATGAATACGACACCGCCGGCGTCACGCCCGCCCGTCCGGTTCGCCGCCACCACGGGATCAAAGCCAGCAGCAGCAACAACCACCAAGGCTGGGCAAACTCAAAGGTCGCCAAGCGGGTCCACCACTCGCTCATGAGTGTGCCTCCCGGTTGATAGCGGTCTCCGCCTGCACAAAAACCTTGGCCTGATCGAGCACCTGAAAAAACTCGCCAACCTCCGGTTGCTGCCCCGCGTAGCAGGCCTGATTGGCCATGGTCAGAAAGCGGCGACAGAACTCCAGATGCCGCGCCGGCACCGCTGCCCGGGTCGTTTGCGCCGACCAAAATTCCTCCGTCGTGAGCGTGGGCGCATCGAGCCCAAAACGCGCGGCAATGAAGCGACGCAAGGTGCCCGCCAAAACGGCGATGGCTTCGCGCGGCCCCGCCTCACGCACGAGCGTTTCACACGCCTCCAACTCCCGCAGAGCCACCGCACCGGGCTCCGGTCCGGTCGGCGCGGTGACCGGCGCAGAGCTATGGCGGCGCCAAAGATACCACCCCAACCCGCCGGCCAGCAGCGCCATCACCAGCACGATGCCGCCGACCCAAAACTCCACGCCGCTGCCACTGGCTTCCGGCGGTGGCGCCAGCAAGGTGAGGTCCTCCTGCAGGATCATGGATTCGTGCGACGGATCACTCATCCCAATCGCCGGCTCATGCGCCGCTCCATGTAGTTCTGCAGTGCCCGCTGGCAGGATTCTCCGGTGCGCAGAAACACGCCATCGGTGCCCATGCGCAGGAAGCGATGACGCAGCGCCTCGCGTTCTTCCGCCGCCCGCTGCGCAAAGGTCTCCCGCAATGCGGGATCACTGGTGTCGATCTCCATCAGCTCACCACTTTCGGCATCCTCGACCAGAATTCGGCCCACGTCCGGCAGCGCTTCCTCCCGCGGATCCCCGATGCTGAGCGGCACCAGATCGTGGTGATGCGCGGTGGCTTTGAGCACGCGATCAAATCCGTCGTCGATGAAGTCGGAGATCAGGAAAACGATGGCCCGACGCCGTTGCACGTGGTTCAAAAACTTCAGTGCCTCCCGCAGCGAAGTGCCGCGGTGACGCCCCGCGTGCTGCAGCACGTCGCGAATGATCCGCAGGCCCTGCGGCCGGCCTTTGCGCGGCGGCAGGTATTTCTCCACCCGCTCGCTGAAAAGCAAGAGGCCGACCTTGTCGCCATTGGCCACGGCACTGAATGCCATGGTGGCGGCCACCTCCGCGGCGAGTTCCCGTTTGCTCTGGGCGCCGGACGCCAGTTCGCCCGAGGCACTGACATCCACCGCGATCATTACGCTCAACTCGCGCTCCTCGGTGAACTCGCGCACATAGGGTTCGTGCATGCGCGCCGTCACGTTCCAGTCGATGAAGCGCACGTCGTCGCCAGCGGTGTAACCCCGCACATCTTCAAAATCGAGGCCACGCCCCTTGAAGACGGAACGGTAGGCGCCGGCCATAAAATCCTCGGCCAGACGGCGGGTGCGGATTTCGACGCGGCGAATCTGCCGCAGGTAGTGCTTTTCGTCAGCAACCGACACGGCTCAGGGAACAGGCAGCTTGGCGAGCAGCGACTCGACGATGGATTCGGCGGACACCTCTTCGGCTTCCGCTTCGAACGTGGTGATGATGCGGTGCCGCAACACCGGTCGCGCCATCGTCTTCACATCCTGCGGCGTCACAAAGTGGCGGCCCTGCAACAGCGCATGAGCCTTGGCCGCCAGGGCGAGGTTGATGGTCGCGCGCGGCGACGCGCCGAATCGCACCATGCCATCGAGCTCGGGCACATGTTGCGCGACGGACCGAGTCGCGACCACGAGGCGCACGATGTAGTCCTCGACCTTCTCATCGAGATACACCTCGTCGACGAGATCGCGCCAGCGCAGCACCTGCTCGCTATCGATGACGGACTCGAGTTCGGTCTTCGGATGACTGCGCGCCATGCGCCGCAGAATTACCTTTTCCTCCTCCGCCGAAGGGTAGTCGACCACGACCTTGAGCATGAAGCGGTCAACCTGTGCCTCCGGCAGCGGATAAGTGCCTTCCTGGTCCACCGGATTTTCCGTGGCCAACACCAGAAACGGTTCCGGCAGGCGATAGGTGGTTTCGCCAATCGTGACCTGATGCTCCTGCATGGCTTCGAGCAGAGCGCTTTGCACCTTGGCCGGCGCCCGGTTGATTTCATCGGCCAATACGATGTTGGCAAACAGGGGACCCAACTTGGTCGAATACTCGCCGCGTTGCGGGTTGTAGATCAGATTGCCGATAAGGTCGGCCGGCAGCAGGTCGGGCGTGAACTGGACGCGATGGAACTTGGCGTGCATCGAAGCCGCGAGGGCTTTGACGGCCGTGGTTTTGGCCAGACCCGGCACGCCCTCCAGCAGGACGTGACCATTGGTCAGCAAGCCGATCAACAGAGCATCAACCAGTTGGGGCTGACCGACCAGCACCTTGGCGATTTCTTCGCGCACACCATTCAGATCCGCGACAGCGGCGTTGATGGCACGGGAAAGTGATTCGGAAGGCGTGGCGGACGGGCCACGAGGCGAGCGGGTGGAAGGAGGAGACACAGCGACAGACATGAGCGGGTGGAGCGAAGGCCAGCAGGCCGGTTGTCTCTGAGGAGACGTCTACCGGCGCACCGAGGCGAAGATTGCGTATGGTAAAATTAGCCTATCGGACGGATGACCGGAGGCATGGGCGGGAAGTCACCGGGAGCGCGGCTCAGCGGGCCGCGCTTTCCAACTCTGCGGCGGAGATCGCAAAACCGATCTGCGCCATCGCCTGGTAGAACGCGAGTTGGTTGACCTTGTTGGTGAAGTTGCGCGCCGCGAATACGACCCGGCCTTCGGCGTCGAGCAGGAGGTTGTTGCGACCACTCAACTGCAAATTGTGGTAGGCGCTGCTTTGGATACCCTTCTCGATATCGATATCGATCGCGATCGGGTAGTTGAAGCGGCTCACATCGGGCATCCAGTTGAGCATCATCTCGTCCTTCACATCCGGCGTGATGCCGAGTCCGCCCACGATGCAGACCACCGCGAGCCCCTGCTCTTCATACTTGTCCTTCATTTCCTGCAGGACGCGCATCTGGGCGAGGTGGGTGTCGGCATTGCCGGTCACCTTGGCCGCTTCACCATCAAGCACACAGATGTAGAGGCCCTTCTTGCCTTCCAACAAGCCCTCGAGCGTGAACTCGCCACCGTCGTGGCCCGGCAGGGCAAAGTCGGGCGCTTCGGCTCCCATGCGCACCGGATCGGTTTCAATCAACGGCATCTTCGCCGGACGTTCCTTGTCCCACGTGGCGACCGGCAGCGCGGTGTTGATGCGGAAATTGCGATACTTTTGGGAGTAGACGTCACCGTCGAAGTAGGTGTCGACCTGATACACGAGCTTGTCGGTGCCGACATAGATCTGCTGCCGAATATCGGTGCGCTTGGTGCTGTATTTGATTTCGACCACCTGGTAACTCCGGCCTTCCAGCGTGCGCTCCCCCAGGAGGATCAGTCGGGTGTCACGATCGTAGGCCGACATGTTGGTGTCGAAGAGACTGATCGAGCGGCGCCACAGACCATCGGTGGGATCAAACGAGATGCCCTTCGGATCGAAGAAGAACTGCACCAGGAAATTCTGACCGAGATAAAAATTCTCGGCGCGCACCGGCTGTTCAAAGGCCGCGAAGTTGTAGCGGTTGATCTTGGTAACCGTCACCCCGTCGCTCACCGCGATGAGGTTGCGTTCCTCGACCACGGCGCCGGTCACCCGCTCGACCCGAAACTTGTTGGGGCGCTCGAGATAGATCTCGGACTGCTTGTCGAAGTTCTTGGTGGAACCTCCGCGGGTCGATTCGAAGTCCGCCACCAACGACTGCAGGCTGAGCAGCTTGGCTTTGGCTTCGTCGAGCAGCGCCCGTGCCTCCGGGTCTTGCCGGGCGGCTTCCTCGGCGGCCTCCTTGGCCTCCTCTTCGGCGGCGTCGACGCGGATGTAGTTTTGTGCGGTGAGCGACTGAGCGAGCCCGCTCAACAACAGACCGCCGACCAACAGGGAACGCAGGCGCGTCCCCGTGGTTGAGTGACGAATGGTGTGCACGGCGGCAGGAATGGAATTCGGGAAGTGCATGAAGTGGGTGTGGTTTTGCGGTGGCAGATTAGCGGGCGGTGCCCGAGGGCTCCGTTTCGGGCGTGGGCGGAGTGTTCGGTGGGGCCGGCGGCACGCCCGGCGTGGTGGGCTCCGGCGTCGGATCACCGCCCTCCGGTTCCCCCTCACCGCCATCGGTCGCACTGCCACCGAACATGAAGCTGCCTTGGTCGGCGGCCGCGGTGATGGCTTCGCCGCCGAGCAGATGCTCGCGGAACCACCCCTGCACCCGGCGATGGGCTTCGATGCCGGTGTTGTGGCCCTTGCGCAGGTAGCGGGCGAAGATGACGTTCTTGTTGAGGTGCTTGAGCGCCTTGAAGGATTCCCAAGCGTGACGCACAGGCACACGGCGGTCGTATTCGCCGTGCACGATGAGCAGCGGCGTCTCGATCTTGTCAAAATTCATGATGGGCGAGGCCTCGACGTAGCGCTGCGGGTCCTCCCAAAGCTGCTTCACAAAACGCCCCTGACCATACTCGTGGTAATAACCGGAGACATCACCGCCGCCCATGTAGTCGGCCACCCAGTTGGACAAACCGGCCAGGCTGGCGCCCGCCTTGAAACGGTTGGTGCGCGACAGCATCACGTTGACCATGATGCCACCGTAGCTCGCGCCCATGATGCCCATGCGGTCCTCGTCGACAAAGCCGGTGGCCAGCACCGCATCCATCGCAGCATTCACCCCGTCGGCAATCTGCTGGGACGGGTTTTCATACACGCCGGTGTCGGACATCGGAATGTCGGCAAACAACACCGCCATGCCTTCGCTCAACAGCCCGTGCAGCGAATCGTCATAAAAGCGCGCACCGTCCTCGGCGCGTTCGTCGACCTGCGAAAAGTTCTCCGAAGGGTAGCCACGGAAGATGAGCGGGACCTGGTTGTCCGGGCTCGCTTCGTCCGGGAGGTAAAGCAGACCAAAGCCCTTGTAGCCGTCGGGCGTCGTCCACGCCAACTGCTTCGACCGCGGGTAGCGGCGCTCGGCGAGTTGGCCATTGAAGGTCGTGAGCCAACGGGGTTCCGCGCCGGGGGTGAGTTCGACGCTGCGAAGATTCATCGCGGATTCCGCCGTCTGGCCGGTGGTCACGAGCGTGTTCACGTCACGCCCGGTCGTGAGGGTGAGGTTCGTCCACACCTCCATCTCCGCAACAAGCGTGTTTTCGCCGGTGCGAGGATCGAGCAACCAAACCGTATCCAGGCGCTCGAGACGTTGGCGGGTGACGATGGCCGCCAAACCTTCGTCCGTCAGCGCGACCTCACGGAGGTTGCGCGCCGGCAGGATGCGGATCGTTTCCTGCGGTTGGTCGGCGGTGAGATTGCGGGGCGCTTCGCCTGCGGCGACGGGAATCGACCACACATCGGACTTGCCCACCGCCAGGAGCGATTTGCTGTCCGGCATCCAGAGGGGATTGAAGAGGAAACCGAAACGCGGACTGTCGTAAACGTGGGTCAGGTTTTCGCCGTAACCGAGACCCTTGCCCTCCTCCGCCAGCGCGACGTCCTTGGTCAGGTTGCGCACCGTGCCGGAGCTCGGCTCAAAGAGGTAAACATCACCGGTGGAGGACCGGCCGACGGAGGCGTAAGCGATGTAGTGACTATCTGGTGACCAAACCAACGCCGGGTTGCCATTGGTGCCCATGGAGAAGGGCGGAAGAAAGGTGTTGGTGTTGTTGGTGGGCACATCCGTCAGCACCGGATCAATGCGTTCGCCGCGGAAGTCGGACCAGCCCGCCACCCGATCCTCAAGCCCTTCGAGATCGATCTCCGGCAGTTCCGAGACCGGAATGTCGTCGGTCGCCAGCAAGTAAACGTCGCCGAGGTATTGCTGGCTCCAGGAACCGGAGAGCTTTTCATCGGAGTTGCGCTTCACCTGCATGGCGGCGAGGGAGCGTCCGTCCGGCGAGAGGTAGATCTCGTCGATGTCGTTTCCTTTGGCCAGTAGGCCCACCCGACCGGATGCGACATCAAGCGCCAGGATCAGACTGCGGTTCGATTCCGCGTAGGCCTCTTCGTATTCCTTTTCGAAACGGCGGCGCTTCGGATCGGTGTCATAATCACCCGACAGCTCCAGCACGACGTTGTTGTCGCTCGTCGGCGGGTTGTCGTCATCCGGGTGCGATTTCGGCCACGGCAGGTTTTGATTCAGGACAAAATAAAGCACCGAACCATCCGGGGACCAAACCGGCGGCAGGCGCGGATACAGCTTGCGCGGGAACTCAAAAACCTCGCGCACTTCCTTCGAATCCGGATCGGCACCCAAGGGCCACAGAGTGAGCGCGTAGCGGCCCTCGCGGCGGTTGCGAAAAGCGAAGATCTCCCCGGCGGGATCCCACGAGCCCACCGGCGTGCTGGCGTTGAAGGTCCAGCCCGACTTCACGTTGGCCATCTTGCCGGTGGTGAGGTTCACCATGCCCTGCCCCTTCGTGGTCGAAAACACCGCCCATTCACCGTCCGGGGTCAGCATGAGACCGGACGAGCTGACCCGCAGGCCGGCTGATATCTCGCGCGGCGACGCCGGCTGCGCCTCCTCGGTGGCCGCGACCGTCGACCAGGCCGACGTAACCAATATACTGATACAAAGTAGACGAAGAGTTTTACCGAGGGCTGTCATAATCTTATGCCTCCCACTGAACGCCGCCGGACGCACGCGGGCCACCAACTGCTTTGATGAAATTGGCCTACAACGTCGCTCTGCGGCGCCCGTTCGGATGGAGGCGGAAAAGCAAAAGGCCGCGGGAACAAATCCCACGGCCAGGCCAGCCCAAGCAGAGTTCCGAAAGCGAAACTCAGAATGCCTTTTTGACGGTCAGTGAATAGCTGCGCATGTCCTGCACACCACCAAAGGGACTGAGGTAGAAGCTCGTGTCGTAGTAGGGATCGAGCCGCGGCACGGTATCGAACACGTTGCGCACGTTGACCTGCACCGACAGACCGTCGAGCAGACGGCGACCGACGCCGCCGAGTCCGGTTTCGCTGCCGTCGCGCGCCGGCCCAAACGTATAGCCGACAAACATATCGTGGAAGGTTTGCGAGGGAATCACTTCACGACCACCCGCCCGCACATAACGACGGCTGTAGGACGTCGGGCTGTCCGAATAATAGGAGCTGCCGACGGCCGCATACTGTTTGTAGGCGCCGAAGTAACGCGTGGTCCAACCCGCGGACCATTGGCGCCAGGCCCAGTTGACCGAGAGGTTGGATTTGTAACGGGCGGCGCCGTTGGGCTCGTTGGGGAAGCCGGCTCGATCAACCGCCGGAGTGGTCAATGAGGTCTGGGTGACGAGATGGTCGATGATCGATTGTGCCCCGATCAGTTGGAACTGACCAAACGGCGTGCGCAGGTCGTAGCTCGCACTGATGTCCCAGCCTTCGGTGGTGCGGCGGTAGAGATTAAGACTGCTCGTATCCACCAGGGTGATCATGCCGCCAGCGTCCCGCGTGATGCGATCCGGCCACTGCTCGGCCAGATCCACAATGGCCTGCGCCGAGAGTGAACCGATGGCATCGAACTGATCGATGGTGTAGTGCTCCAAGTTGAGGCGCAGTCCGCGCAGCGCCTCCCAGGAGGGTTCCCAGATCACCCCCAGATTGAGACTGCGGGAGTTTTGCGGCGTCAGGTTGGGGTTGCCGCCTGAGACGGTCTGCACGGAGACCTGCGTTTGGGTGACCGGATCGAAGACGTTTGAAGGATAGGTGTTGGGGATCGGGTTACGCACCAGTTGCGACGGCGTGGGCGGCAGAAACGCGGTGGCCTGCGAGGCGCGAAATGAGAGCTCCTTCACCGGGCTGTATTTGAAACCCACGGTGTAGTTGTGGGAGTCGTAGGTAGCCTTGGTGAAATATGGCTCACCATCCAACGTGGGTCCGGTGTAGTAGCTGTAGGGCGGATCCGCGTTGGGTCGCTCCCCCATCGATACCGTGCCGGCATCAACCCGATAGTGTTCGGTGCGACCGGAGAGCTGCAGCTCGAGATCATAGAGGCCGGGCAACCAATCGGTCTTCACCAACGGCACCGCGGTTTCGAGATAACCAGCGAAGGTCTCCGCCTCGCGCGCAAAGTAAGTGCTGTTGAAGTTGTTCTCGGTCGTGATCGGGTATTCCAACGAAGACTTTCGCTCCGGCGAACGAGACGCACGGTATTCGGCGCCCACCGTGAGATTGGCCTGGCCCCACGGCAGCTCCGGCAGACCACCGGCGGCCCGCACCGACAGATCGTGCAGGCTGTTCGAGCCGGAGTAGGTTTGCGGCGAATAATACTTCCGGTGATCGACCTGATACATGATCGAGTCGACGAAGGGGTTCAGGTCGCCGCTCAACAGATCGTTGGTGCGCGCGGTGCCGTCGATCGAGATCCACAGGTATTCAAACGTGTTTTCCGACCACGTGTAATCAACGAGTCCGGTCCAACCGCCCGGCAGGTTCAACAATCCGCCGAGAGTGACACTCTGGCTGATCGAGGAGGTGTCGCCCGGGGACTCGTAGTCATCGGGCATCCAAATGTAGACGCGCGAGTTGAAGGGGTTGATCACGGACTCGGCCGGCACAATCACCTGCGAGGTCGAGGTGAGCGGTTGGAACGCATCGTTGCGATTGTAGGAGAACCCGGCGTTGAGCTCGAGCCATGGCGTCATCTCGCGCCGAATGCTGGCTTGCAGCGAGGTGGTTTCGATCTCGTTGCCGATGGTGCGATAGAGGCCGGTCGGCTGCTGGGAGGTCGGCGGGAGATCGTAATTCCACTGGCCCGCGTTGGCGAGCAGCGCCGCCGCCAGCTCTTCCGGACTCGTGTCGGGCGAGGTGCCGGCCGGGACGTAGGTGATCTCGGAGCCGAGCGGCGTGCCGTCTTTGAAGTATAGGGGACCATAACGGCTCGCGAAGTATTGGATGATGTTCGGCAAAGCACCAGGCCACGGCGTTGCGCTGCTGGAGACGTAACCCGGCGAGTTTTCCTGAATGATGTCGATGTTGCGACGGAAGAGCGGGGCGATGTCCTGCAGGCGCAGCGGATCGGTATCGGACCACGCCGCCGACACGCTGACATGCGTGCGGCCGTCTTCGAGCGACATGCCGTAGTTCATCGCCAGGCGCCGCGTGGGTGCGTCGGCATCAAAGTAATTGTCGTAGCCAACGCGGATTTCGCCGCCCTGATAGTCGCGCTTGAGGATGACGTTGATCACGCCGCCCATCGCGCTGCCGCCGTAGATGCCCGAAGCCGAAGATGGCAGCACCTCGATACGATCAATCGCGCTGAGCGGAATCCCGTTGAGATCGGGTTGGCTTTCATTGCCGGTGCCACGCAACACGCCCGCCATGCGACGACCGTTCACCAACACCAGCGTCTTGTCCGCGCCGACGCCGCGCAGGTTGATGCTGCTGACGTTGCCGTCCAAGGTCGGTGCGGCGCCACTGGAGGCGCCCGACACCTGATTGGCCGACTGCACGGTCGTGTTCATCGTGAGCCGCTGCTTGAGAAAGTCGTCCACACTCACGGCGCCCGACATGTCGATCGTGGCGGAGTCGAAGATGTAGTAGGGCTGCACGTCATCGATGGTGCGCGGGATATCCATATTCCCCATCGCGAAGGGCTGCGTGCGAAAGCCTTCGACCACGTAGGAGTCGAGCTCCGCGACATGATCGGTCCGACCACGCACCACCACGGGTTGCATCTCAGTGTAGTCGGCGGCGCGGCGCAGGGTTTCACTGCCGAGGTTGATTTCCCGGCCGTTTTGCACGGTGAGATTGGTGATATGCATCGTCTGATACCCCTCGGCCGTGACCACGAGGGTGTAGCTGCCCACCGGCAAAGAACGGAATACGAAGTCGCCGTTGTAGTCGGTGCGCACGCGACGACGTGAACCACCAACCTGCACCAGGATGCCATCGGCCGAACCGCCATCGGCTTTAAGAATCGTGCCACTCAGCGCGCCGATCGCCCGACCGGACTTGCGCGACGGAGAGATGACAAAGTTGCGATCCGTCGTTTGCGCGGCGACATAGCCGGTGTCCCGCAGAAGCAGATTGAGCGCCTCCGCCGGTTCCATCGTGCCGGTGACCGCGGGCGTCTCCACACCGTCGAGTTGTTCACCATACAGCACCTGCATCTCGGATTGTTGGGTAAACTCGCGCAGGGCATCGGGGGCTTTCTGAGCCGCGATTTCAAAGCGGACCGGTGCGGCGCACGCGACTCCAGTCATCCACGCCAGGAAGACCAGGCTCAGCAGCTTGCGCCCGGGATGACGCAAAGACGTTAACAATCGAATTGCAGATAGGTTCATGCCCCTTGCCACGAACCAACCGCCCAAACCCCGTAGCCAAATTGACCAAAATTTTTCCTTTTTCGCTACTGTGGTCATCGCAAACGACAAAACCACCTCACTGCTGGGCCGCTGCGGCGGCTCGCAGCCCGACGTAAATCGAACCGTCGGCACGGTGCTCCACGTGAATCGGCAGCGCAGCCTGCAAGGCCAGCAGCAGCCCGCGGAGATCGTCCATCGGATAGTTACCCCGGACCCGCAACTGCGCCGCTGCCGCCGAAACTTCCACGTGTCGCCCATGAAACGCACTGAGGCGCCGCAACGCTTCACCGAGTTCCACG
This portion of the Actomonas aquatica genome encodes:
- a CDS encoding S9 family peptidase: MVTSAWSTVAATEEAQPASPREISAGLRVSSSGLMLTPDGEWAVFSTTKGQGMVNLTTGKMANVKSGWTFNASTPVGSWDPAGEIFAFRNRREGRYALTLWPLGADPDSKEVREVFEFPRKLYPRLPPVWSPDGSVLYFVLNQNLPWPKSHPDDDNPPTSDNNVVLELSGDYDTDPKRRRFEKEYEEAYAESNRSLILALDVASGRVGLLAKGNDIDEIYLSPDGRSLAAMQVKRNSDEKLSGSWSQQYLGDVYLLATDDIPVSELPEIDLEGLEDRVAGWSDFRGERIDPVLTDVPTNNTNTFLPPFSMGTNGNPALVWSPDSHYIAYASVGRSSTGDVYLFEPSSGTVRNLTKDVALAEEGKGLGYGENLTHVYDSPRFGFLFNPLWMPDSKSLLAVGKSDVWSIPVAAGEAPRNLTADQPQETIRILPARNLREVALTDEGLAAIVTRQRLERLDTVWLLDPRTGENTLVAEMEVWTNLTLTTGRDVNTLVTTGQTAESAMNLRSVELTPGAEPRWLTTFNGQLAERRYPRSKQLAWTTPDGYKGFGLLYLPDEASPDNQVPLIFRGYPSENFSQVDERAEDGARFYDDSLHGLLSEGMAVLFADIPMSDTGVYENPSQQIADGVNAAMDAVLATGFVDEDRMGIMGASYGGIMVNVMLSRTNRFKAGASLAGLSNWVADYMGGGDVSGYYHEYGQGRFVKQLWEDPQRYVEASPIMNFDKIETPLLIVHGEYDRRVPVRHAWESFKALKHLNKNVIFARYLRKGHNTGIEAHRRVQGWFREHLLGGEAITAAADQGSFMFGGSATDGGEGEPEGGDPTPEPTTPGVPPAPPNTPPTPETEPSGTAR
- a CDS encoding VWA domain-containing protein, whose translation is MSEWWTRLATFEFAQPWWLLLLLALIPWWRRTGRAGVTPAVSYSSLRHFAGLGRKVAPAATRRPSWLPMLAVVAVVVALAGPRIERGADENESEGIDVMLVLDASRSMDSADFDFEGQQISRRAALERVIGDFIAEREQDRIGIVAFAEQPYLISPLTLDHGWMMEALTEMKTALGTALGSGVEAAVDLLRQTDGGNRVIIAVTDGLNTGGTDPLEAARLARSYGVRLYTIAVVSYDEMQTGVDDLMLSQMARLAGGQFFQAADGASLESIYDQIDQLERQEFKRNELRAFTELFPWAACAAMGLVMIELAAGFGGRSRAP
- a CDS encoding DUF58 domain-containing protein; this encodes MSVADEKHYLRQIRRVEIRTRRLAEDFMAGAYRSVFKGRGLDFEDVRGYTAGDDVRFIDWNVTARMHEPYVREFTEERELSVMIAVDVSASGELASGAQSKRELAAEVAATMAFSAVANGDKVGLLLFSERVEKYLPPRKGRPQGLRIIRDVLQHAGRHRGTSLREALKFLNHVQRRRAIVFLISDFIDDGFDRVLKATAHHHDLVPLSIGDPREEALPDVGRILVEDAESGELMEIDTSDPALRETFAQRAAEEREALRHRFLRMGTDGVFLRTGESCQRALQNYMERRMSRRLG
- a CDS encoding TonB-dependent receptor domain-containing protein, whose amino-acid sequence is MTGVACAAPVRFEIAAQKAPDALREFTQQSEMQVLYGEQLDGVETPAVTGTMEPAEALNLLLRDTGYVAAQTTDRNFVISPSRKSGRAIGALSGTILKADGGSADGILVQVGGSRRRVRTDYNGDFVFRSLPVGSYTLVVTAEGYQTMHITNLTVQNGREINLGSETLRRAADYTEMQPVVVRGRTDHVAELDSYVVEGFRTQPFAMGNMDIPRTIDDVQPYYIFDSATIDMSGAVSVDDFLKQRLTMNTTVQSANQVSGASSGAAPTLDGNVSSINLRGVGADKTLVLVNGRRMAGVLRGTGNESQPDLNGIPLSAIDRIEVLPSSASGIYGGSAMGGVINVILKRDYQGGEIRVGYDNYFDADAPTRRLAMNYGMSLEDGRTHVSVSAAWSDTDPLRLQDIAPLFRRNIDIIQENSPGYVSSSATPWPGALPNIIQYFASRYGPLYFKDGTPLGSEITYVPAGTSPDTSPEELAAALLANAGQWNYDLPPTSQQPTGLYRTIGNEIETTSLQASIRREMTPWLELNAGFSYNRNDAFQPLTSTSQVIVPAESVINPFNSRVYIWMPDDYESPGDTSSISQSVTLGGLLNLPGGWTGLVDYTWSENTFEYLWISIDGTARTNDLLSGDLNPFVDSIMYQVDHRKYYSPQTYSGSNSLHDLSVRAAGGLPELPWGQANLTVGAEYRASRSPERKSSLEYPITTENNFNSTYFAREAETFAGYLETAVPLVKTDWLPGLYDLELQLSGRTEHYRVDAGTVSMGERPNADPPYSYYTGPTLDGEPYFTKATYDSHNYTVGFKYSPVKELSFRASQATAFLPPTPSQLVRNPIPNTYPSNVFDPVTQTQVSVQTVSGGNPNLTPQNSRSLNLGVIWEPSWEALRGLRLNLEHYTIDQFDAIGSLSAQAIVDLAEQWPDRITRDAGGMITLVDTSSLNLYRRTTEGWDISASYDLRTPFGQFQLIGAQSIIDHLVTQTSLTTPAVDRAGFPNEPNGAARYKSNLSVNWAWRQWSAGWTTRYFGAYKQYAAVGSSYYSDSPTSYSRRYVRAGGREVIPSQTFHDMFVGYTFGPARDGSETGLGGVGRRLLDGLSVQVNVRNVFDTVPRLDPYYDTSFYLSPFGGVQDMRSYSLTVKKAF
- a CDS encoding AAA family ATPase, with the translated sequence MSVAVSPPSTRSPRGPSATPSESLSRAINAAVADLNGVREEIAKVLVGQPQLVDALLIGLLTNGHVLLEGVPGLAKTTAVKALAASMHAKFHRVQFTPDLLPADLIGNLIYNPQRGEYSTKLGPLFANIVLADEINRAPAKVQSALLEAMQEHQVTIGETTYRLPEPFLVLATENPVDQEGTYPLPEAQVDRFMLKVVVDYPSAEEEKVILRRMARSHPKTELESVIDSEQVLRWRDLVDEVYLDEKVEDYIVRLVVATRSVAQHVPELDGMVRFGASPRATINLALAAKAHALLQGRHFVTPQDVKTMARPVLRHRIITTFEAEAEEVSAESIVESLLAKLPVP